The proteins below come from a single Xiphophorus couchianus chromosome 20, X_couchianus-1.0, whole genome shotgun sequence genomic window:
- the svbp gene encoding small vasohibin-binding protein produces MEPACRKDRPKLNSTPTRGDRAKQKSAQQEAKQRQRAEIYALNKVMTELEQQQFETFCKQMQSQGE; encoded by the exons ATGGAGCCGGCCTGCCGCAAGGACAGACCAAAGCTGAACTCGACTCCGACCAGAGGAGACAGAGCCAAGCAGAAGTCTGCACAGCAGGAGGCCAAACAGCGACAGAGAGCAGAG ATATATGCATTGAACAAGGTGATGACAGAgttggagcagcagcagtttgagaCCTTTTGCAAACAGATGCAGTCGCAAGGAGAATAA